In Nicotiana tabacum cultivar K326 chromosome 2, ASM71507v2, whole genome shotgun sequence, the following proteins share a genomic window:
- the LOC107760338 gene encoding pyruvate dehydrogenase E1 component subunit alpha-3, chloroplastic, producing MATAFSATKVLQPLPFNSTRSAEKPLLIQSSSFLGSSSSHKLSLKKPFLPPNCQRRSNAAVVAVSDVVKEKKSKSKSSLSNLLITKEEGLVLYEDMVLGRAFEDMCAQMYYRGKMFGFVHLYNGQEAVSTGFIKLLKKEDSVVSTYRDHVHALSKGVPARQVMSELFGKTTGCCRGQGGSMHMFSKEHNVLGGFAFIGEGIPVATGAAFTSKYRREVLKEADCDHVTLAFFGDGTCNNGQFYECLNMAALWKLPIIFVVENNLWAIGMSHLRSTSDPEIWKKGPAFGMPGVHVDGMDVLKVREVAKEAIGRARRGEGPTLVECETYRFRGHSLADPDELRDPAEKNHYATRDPITALKKYMFENNLVSEAELKAIDKKIDELVEESVEFADASPVPARSQLLENVFADPKGFGIGPDGRYRCEDPKFTEGTAHV from the exons ATGGCGACGGCTTTTTCTGCTACAAAAGTTTTGCAACCTTTGCCCTTTAATTCTACTAGATCTGCTGAAAAGCCCCTTTTGATCCAAAGCTCATCTTTTCTTGGATCATCATCTTCTCATAAGCTTTCTCTCAAGAAGCCTTTTTTGCCTCCTAATTGCCAGCGTCGATCCAATGCAGCAGTTGTTGCTGTTTCTGATGTTGTTAAGGAAAAGAAGTCCAAGTCCAAATCCTCTCTCTCCAATCTG TTGATTACTAAAGAGGAAGGATTGGTACTGTATGAGGACATGGTGCTGGGAAGAGCTTTCGAGGACATGTGCGCCCAAATGTATTACAGGGGGAAAATGTTTGGTTTCGTGCATTTGTACAATGGACAAGAAGCTGTCTCAACTGGTTTCATTAAGCTGTTGAAGAAGGAAGACTCTGTAGTTAGCACTTACCGTGATCACGTCCATGCATTGAGCAAAGGTGTCCCAGCTCGTCAAGTGATGAGTGAGCTATTTGGAAAGACCACGGGCTGTTGCAGAGGCCAGGGTGGATCCATGCACATGTTCTCCAAAGAGCACAATGTTCTTGGTGGTTTCGCTTTTATCGGTGAGGGAATCCCAGTGGCTACAGGTGCTGCATTCACTAGCAAGTACAGAAGGGAGGTCTTGAAGGAGGCTGATTGTGATCATGTCACTCTAGCCTTCTTTGGTGATGGTACTTGCAACAATGGCCAATTCTACGAGTGCTTGAACATGGCCGCGTTGTGGAAATTGCCCATTATCTTTGTTGTTGAGAACAATCTGTGGGCAATTGGGATGTCCCACTTGAGGTCTACTTCTGATCCTGAAATTTGGAAGAAAGGTCCTGCCTTTGGGATGCCCGGGGTTCATGTTGATGGCATGGATGTGTTGAAGGTGAGGGAGGTAGCAAAGGAGGCTATTGGAAGAGCTAGGAGAGGTGAAGGTCCCACTTTGGTCGAATGTGAGACTTACCGATTCAGAGGACACTCTTTGGCCGATCCAGATGAGCTTCGTGACCCTG CTGAAAAGAATCACTATGCCACAAGAGATCCTATCACTGCCTTGAAGAAGTATATGTTTGAGAACAACCTTGTCAGCGAAGCGGAGTTAAAGGCCATAGATAAGAAGATTGATGAGTTGGTTGAAGAGTCAGTTGAGTTTGCAGATGCAAGCCCTGTTCCAGCTCGTAGCCAGCTGCTAGAGAATGTATTTGCTGATCCCAAGGGCTTCGGAATTGGGCCCGATGGAAGGTACAGATGTGAGGATCCCAAGTTCACTGAAGGCACTGCTCATGTCTAG
- the LOC107760336 gene encoding RCC1 domain-containing protein RUG3, mitochondrial-like — MLSFYYHTRRRTLPTFLRRRHLSSSSTSSKVPLLWKSEITDSSESITTVQLYSWGRGASGQLGGGIEEIRIYPSPVASFSLPPTFRLSSPIPGRLPSSNNVGNADVEIGISCGLFHSALLVDGNLWIWGKGDGGRLGFGHENPVFVPTLNTNLGSVRSVALGGLHSVALNSLGQVFTWGYGGFGALGHTVYHRELVPRLVEGSWDAEICHVATSGTHTAAITKSGELYTWGRDEGDGRLGLGPGRGPNEGGGLSIPSKVKALPVSAAAVSCGGFFTMALSEEGELWNWGANSNYELGRGDKLGGWKPQPVSSLKGVRVVQIASGGYHSLALTDKGEVLSWGHGGHGQLGNSSLHNQKVPIPVETLTHEKVIYIACGGSSSAAITDGGKLYMWGNAQDCQLGVPGLPEKQLSPIEVKFLMEDDGLGNHNVLSVAIGASHAMCLVSRSGH, encoded by the exons ATGCTATCATTCTATTACCACACTCGTCGTCGTACTCTTCCCACTTTTCTCCGGCGGCGtcacctttcttcttcttctacttcgtCCAAAGTTCCTCTTCTCTGGAAATCTGAAATCACTGATTCTTCCGAATCAATCACCACCGTCCAATTATATTCCTGGGGCCGTGGTGCTTCCGGCCAATTAGGTGGCGGTATTGAAGAAATACGAATTTACCCTTCTCCTGTTGCCTCATTTTCTCTGCCTCCTACTTTCCGTTTATCTTCTCCTATTCCTGGTCGTCttccttcatctaataatgtgGGAAATGCTGACGTGGAAATAGGAATTTCATGTGGGCTTTTTCATTCAGCTTTATTGGTTGATGGGAATTTATGGATTTGGGGTAAAGGTGATGGAGGTCGTCTTGGTTTTGGTCATGAGAATCCAGTTTTTGTTCCTACTTTGAATACTAATTTGGGCTCGGTGAGAAGCGTTGCTCTTGGGGGGCTTCATTCTGTTGCTCTTAACTCTCTTGGCCAGGTCTTCACTTG GGGTTACGGTGGCTTTGGTGCTCTTGGTCATACAGTTTATCATAGAGAGCTGGTTCCTAGATTAGTTGAGGGCTCTTGGGATGCAGAAATATGCCACGTTGCAACCAGTGGGACACATACAGCTGCTATAACAAAGTCAG GTGAGCTTTATACTTGGGGCCGAGATGAAGGGGATGGTCGATTAGGCCTTGGTCCAGGTCGAGGCCCAAATGAAGGAGGTGGTCTTAGCATCCCTTCAAAGGTAAAAGCACTTCCTGTGAGCGCAGCTGCTGTTTCATGTGGTGGTTTTTTCACAATGGCACTATCTGAAGAGGGAGAGCTTTGGAATTGGGGAG CCAACTCGAACTATGAGCTCGGAAGAGGTGACAAATTAGGTGGTTGGAAACCACAACCAGTTTCAAGCCTTAAAGGTGTTCGTGTTGTTCAGATAGCTAGTGGGGGATATCATTCTCTAGCTTTGACTG ATAAGGGAGAAGTGCTTTCATGGGGTCATGGAGGCCATGGTCAACTAGGTAATTCTTCTCTTCACAACCAGAAAGTGCCTATCCCAGTTGAGACTTTGACCCACGAGAAAGTCATCTATATAGCTTGTGGAGGTTCATCATCGGCAGCTATAACTG ATGGTGGCAAGCTATACATGTGGGGCAATGCACAAGATTGTCAACTGGGGGTTCCCGGACTGCCGGAGAAACAGTTATCTCCTATTGAAGTCAAGTTTCTCATGGAGGACGATGGACTTGGGAACCATAACGTGCTTTCAGTAGCCATTGGGGCTTCTCATGCCATGTGCCTGGTTTCCAGGTCAGGTCACTGA
- the LOC107760337 gene encoding F-box/kelch-repeat protein At1g16250-like, whose translation MTSLMETIHQPIIPGLPDDLALRCLAMISHGYHGILETVCREWRKLFHSAEYSNYKAREGWCGNWLFVLTEGSENQWIAYDPEADRWHPLPRVPTSHPKQKHLGFSCACVSNKFLLIGGTYEASDQVFSRQKALTTNEVFQFDPFRKEWRRVTSMKTPRSHFACSVVSGKVYVAGGRDTSSRGGLALVEVYNPLTDKWEDLPPLPSPQMDCIGLSFEGKFYVLTDLVGLLEQETSVVFDPSDETWLSIDDIWPFSRAMHLGIQVLDGGHICTVVDWGGSSVKTREVEDGEWHHRGLVPPVILPDHPRPLEVFDYGFAALRNEIYVLGGRVLRWEETGTGKFNIVKLSTVRVCNPLSLPLRWRETRPMCKPASGSILGCASMETRSLI comes from the exons ATGACCTCATTAAT GGAGACAATTCATCAACCGATAATACCTGGATTACCAGATGATTTGGCATTGAGATGTCTAGCAATGATATCACATGGATATCATGGTATTCTCGAAACTGTATGTAGAGAATGGAGGAAGCTGTTCCACAGTGCAGAATATTCCAATTACAAAGCTAGAGAAGGATGGTGCGGAAACTGGTTGTTTGTTCTGACCGAAGGATCTGAGAATCAGTGGATTGCTTATGATCCTGAAGCTGATAGGTGGCACCCTCTGCCCAGGGTACCCACAAGCCACCCTAAACAGAAGCACCTTGGTTTCTCATGTGCTTGTGTCTCGAATAAGTTTCTTCTGATTGGCGGCACATATGAAGCAAGTGATCAAGTGTTTTCCCGTCAAAAAGCCCTGACAACAAATGAAGTTTTCCAATTTGATCCTTTCAGAAAAGAGTGGAGAAGAGTTACAAGTATGAAAACACCACGTTCTCACTTCGCCTGCAGTGTTGTCTCTGGTAAGGTTTATGTAGCTGGAGGGCGCGACACATCATCGAGAGGAGGGCTTGCTCTTGTTGAAGTTTATAATCCTCTGACAGACAA GTGGGAAGACCTACCACCCTTGCCAAGTCCCCAGATGGATTGCATAGGGCTATCGTTTGAGGGTAAATTTTATGTTCTGACGGACCTTGTTGGGCTACTAGAGCAGGAGACATCTGTAGTTTTTGATCCATCCGATGAAACGTGGCTGAGTATAGATGATATTTGGCCATTTTCAAGGGCTATGCATTTGGGAATTCAGGTGCTTGATGGTGGTCATATATGCACAGTTGTTGATTGGGGCGGGAGCTCTGTCAAAACTAGGGAAGTGGAAGACGGTGAGTGGCATCATAGGGGTTTGGTACCTCCTGTGATTCTACCTGACCATCCACGGCCTCTAGAGGTCTTTGATTATGGATTTGCTGCACTGAGAAATGAAATTTATGTTTTGGGAGGAAGAGTGCTGCGATGGGAAGAAACTGGGACCGGGAAGTTTAACATTGTGAAGTTGAGCACAGTTAGAGTGTGCAACCCACTGAGTTTACCTTTAAGGTGGAGGGAAACCAGACCCATGTGTAAGCCTGCATCGGGCTCCATACTAGGTTGTGCATCCATGGAAACAAGATCTTTGATTTAA